From Dietzia sp. ANT_WB102, a single genomic window includes:
- a CDS encoding acyl-CoA dehydrogenase family protein yields MDLDLDTSTQEFRLEVREWLEANVPAEPLPHMDTREGFEAHREWERKMADARMSVVSWPEEFGGRDCGLVNWVVFEEEYFRAGAPLRVSQNGIFLLAPTLFDHASPEQLAHIMPRMARADDIWAQAWSEPEAGSDLASLRSTAKKVDGGWVLNGQKVWSTRASFADKGFGLFRTNPDEPRHKGLTYFMFDLRAEGVTVRPIDQLDGLPGFAELFLEDVFVPDDPANPAESGVIGEVNQGWKVAMATANNERGLSLRSPGRFLATTDRLLELWGTAEADLDDRNRGVLADRVVDAWIGSRAYELSTWNTVTKLTGGANLGFESSINKVFWSDWDIATHETALDVLDTAGELAGEQWMDGYLFALAGPIYAGTNEVQKNIIAERLLGLPRG; encoded by the coding sequence GTGGATCTGGATCTGGACACCTCGACGCAGGAGTTCCGCCTCGAGGTGCGCGAGTGGCTCGAGGCCAATGTGCCCGCCGAGCCCCTGCCACACATGGACACCCGCGAGGGCTTCGAGGCCCACCGCGAGTGGGAGCGGAAGATGGCCGACGCGCGCATGTCGGTCGTCTCATGGCCGGAGGAGTTCGGCGGCCGCGACTGCGGGCTGGTCAACTGGGTGGTCTTCGAGGAGGAGTACTTCCGCGCCGGCGCCCCACTTCGGGTGAGCCAGAACGGCATCTTCCTGCTGGCGCCGACCCTGTTCGACCACGCCTCCCCCGAGCAGCTCGCGCACATCATGCCGCGCATGGCCCGGGCCGACGACATCTGGGCACAGGCCTGGTCCGAGCCGGAAGCCGGCTCCGACCTCGCCTCCCTGCGGTCGACGGCGAAGAAGGTCGACGGCGGCTGGGTGCTCAACGGCCAGAAGGTGTGGTCCACCCGCGCCTCGTTCGCAGACAAGGGCTTCGGCCTGTTCCGCACCAACCCGGACGAGCCCCGCCATAAGGGCCTGACCTACTTCATGTTCGACCTGCGGGCTGAGGGCGTCACCGTCCGCCCGATCGACCAACTCGACGGGCTGCCCGGTTTCGCGGAGCTGTTCCTCGAGGACGTCTTCGTCCCCGACGACCCCGCGAACCCGGCCGAGTCCGGCGTGATCGGCGAGGTCAACCAGGGCTGGAAGGTGGCCATGGCCACCGCCAACAACGAGCGCGGCCTCTCACTGCGCTCGCCGGGCCGCTTCCTCGCCACCACGGACCGCCTGCTCGAACTGTGGGGCACCGCCGAGGCCGACCTCGACGACCGGAACCGCGGAGTCCTCGCGGATCGCGTGGTGGACGCCTGGATCGGCTCCCGCGCCTACGAGCTGAGCACCTGGAACACGGTCACCAAGCTCACGGGCGGTGCCAACCTCGGCTTCGAGTCCTCGATCAACAAGGTCTTCTGGTCGGATTGGGACATCGCCACTCACGAGACCGCCCTGGACGTCCTCGACACCGCCGGCGAACTCGCCGGGGAGCAGTGGATGGACGGGTACCTGTTCGCCCTCGCCGGGCCCATCTACGCGGGCACCAACGAGGTCCAGAAGAACATCATCGCCGAGCGCCTCCTCGGCCTGCCGCGCGGATGA
- a CDS encoding acyl-CoA dehydrogenase: MKFALDPEIVDFADSIDSLLAKSDLPSVIRAWSDGDTGPGTAVWGRVAETGAAALLVPEESGGAGATAVEAITALEVLGRHAVPGPVVESVMVAPRIAAALGDEGVAGEIAAGTPASVAAPGVSPFAPDAHVAEYLWVVDDDKVFTGEAGESRRSVDRARTVTTPTRGDQVATVSTVDLVNHGALGTAAQLLGLGQAMLDMTVDYAKQRKQYGKFIGEYQALKHQLAEVAIALEMARPLLWAGALAIAENPDEPAAAIRDVSAARVAVADAAYLSARTALQIHGAIGYTLEHDLGLWLTKTRALQTAWGTQSYHRGRVLDSLRGGVAETAR; the protein is encoded by the coding sequence ATGAAATTCGCACTCGATCCGGAGATCGTCGACTTCGCCGACAGCATCGACTCGCTGCTGGCCAAGTCCGACCTGCCCTCCGTCATCCGCGCCTGGTCCGACGGCGACACCGGACCCGGCACCGCTGTGTGGGGACGCGTCGCCGAAACCGGCGCCGCCGCCCTGCTCGTGCCCGAGGAGTCCGGTGGCGCCGGCGCCACCGCCGTCGAAGCCATCACCGCACTCGAGGTCCTGGGCCGCCACGCCGTGCCGGGCCCCGTGGTGGAGTCCGTCATGGTCGCCCCGCGCATCGCCGCGGCGCTCGGCGACGAGGGCGTCGCGGGTGAGATCGCCGCGGGCACCCCGGCCTCCGTCGCCGCGCCCGGGGTCTCCCCCTTCGCGCCCGACGCTCACGTCGCCGAATACCTGTGGGTCGTCGACGACGACAAGGTGTTCACCGGCGAGGCCGGCGAGTCCCGCCGCTCGGTCGACCGCGCCCGCACCGTCACGACCCCGACCCGCGGCGACCAGGTGGCCACGGTGAGCACCGTCGACCTCGTCAACCACGGCGCCCTCGGGACGGCAGCGCAGCTCCTCGGTCTCGGTCAGGCAATGCTCGACATGACCGTCGACTACGCCAAACAGCGCAAGCAGTACGGCAAGTTCATCGGCGAGTACCAGGCGCTCAAGCACCAGCTCGCCGAGGTGGCGATCGCGCTCGAAATGGCCCGACCGCTGCTGTGGGCCGGTGCCCTCGCGATCGCCGAGAACCCCGACGAGCCCGCCGCAGCCATCCGCGACGTCTCCGCCGCCCGGGTGGCGGTGGCCGACGCCGCCTACCTCTCGGCCCGCACGGCCCTGCAGATCCACGGCGCCATCGGCTACACGCTCGAACACGACCTGGGCCTGTGGCTGACCAAGACCCGTGCCCTGCAGACGGCGTGGGGCACGCAGAGCTACCACCGCGGGCGGGTGCTGGACTCGCTGCGCGGCGGCGTCGCGGAGACCGCCCGATGA